CGGATAATTGGTAACTGGTAATTGGTTAAATAGTTTCGTCATGAGCTCAGCCAAACGGTATTTAATTACCAGTTACCAATCACCAGTTACCAGAATCAAATTCCATGCGTTATTTGTTCAACACGACACTAACTTTTGATGGACATTAATACAGGCATTAATAATCCTATCAGTTAACTCTTCTTTTCTCCACTTCTCCATCTTCTCCCTTTCTCCTTATTTTTATCCTACCTAAACTCTTACCAAAGAAAATTATTGACAGAATTAACCAAATATGATAAATTAAAAGAGATTAAAATGAATCTAATTAGAACCAGAGAAGAAAATTATATAAATCTTAATCCTTTACAAACTGGCGGTAGAACGAATGCGGCGGTAAGAGTGACTGCATCGGCTTATGTTGATGGGTATTCAGTTTGTGATTATTGTAAAGGGGTACTTCATCTAATTGAATCCCCACCTATCTGTGATTTAACCCGAACATTAGCCGAATTTCTGGGAATGGATGAGGCGCGAACAACACTTGGTGCTCGTGAGGGGAAATTTGCGGTGATGCATACCTTACTTTCACCTGGAGATTCAATCGTCATTGATTCTAATAAACATTATACTACCTATGTGGCGGCTGAAAAATCCTGTGCAAAAATATATGAAGTGCCCAATACCGGCTACCCCAAATATGAAATAATTCCAGAATCTTACAAAGAGACTTTTGAACTGGTGATAAAAGAAACTGGTCTTGTTCCAAAACTTGCCCTTCTGACGCATGTCGATGGCGAATACGGCAATCTGGTAGATGCTTATGAGGTAGGTAAGATATGTCAAGAATATGGTGTGCCGTTTCTTCTTAATACCGCATATACCGCAGGTCGAATGGAGGTTAATGGAAAAGAATTATTGGCTGACTTTATTGTTGCTTCGGCTCATAAAGGATTTGGTGTTCCGGGAACGATTGGTGTTCTGGCAACAACTGAAAAATGGGCTGACAAATTATTCAGGAAATCTACTCGCTATCCTAAAAAGGAGATTGAACTTTTGGGATGCACCGCCCGTTCACAATCTATTGCCTCTCTTATCACTGCATTTCCGTATGTCAAAGAGAGAGTGAAACACTGGGATGAGGAGGTAAAGAAAAGTCGCTGGCTTGTAACACAAATGGAAGCACTGGGAGAGATTGAACAACTGGGAATAAAACCAACAAGGCATGATTTGATTCGCCTCAAAACCCCTTTATTTGATAAAATTGCTCAAAAACATCGCAAAAAGGGTTATTTCCTCTATTCTAAACTCGAAAAGCGGGGAATAATTGGGATAAAACCAGGTCAAACTCAATGGTTTAAACTCTCTACCTATGGCTTGACATGGGAACAAGTCAAGTATCTATATGGGGCATTTGAGGAAATTGCTAAAGAATTTGATAATCGGTAATCGGTTTTAATGCTTTATCTAAATTACTGTAACCGTTCAGGGCTATACATTAGAAGTGTAAACAAGGAGAAATGGGGAAAAGGGAGAATTGGAGAAATGGTTCAAACTTTTCCACCTGTGCGGTTAGACTAATTCATCACAGAGACACAAAGGAAAAATAAATGTAAAATAGGAAATGAAAAATGGGAAATTTTACTACTTCGCAAGACTCGTTACCTTTCAGTTATACATTTTGTAAGCGTTCAGGTGGTGTAAGAAAAGGAGATATGGAGATAAAGGAGATAAGGGGATATTATTAAAAAAATTGAAATTAGTAGAAACTAATAGAAATTTATGGAAATTTGTTGTTTCCCACAATCAATTTCTACCTATTTCTATAAATTTCAATCTATTTCTATTATCTTATCTCCATATCGCCCTTATCTCCTTATCCCCCTTCTTACACTTCTAATGTATAACCTGAACGGTTACAAATTACTGATGACTCGATTTCTATGTAAATCCTGTCAAACAAGGAGATTTGAATATGCCTAAAACGATTGCAGAAATTAACCAACGAATTAAAAAAGGTGAAGCTGTTGTAGTTACAGCAGAGGAGATTATAGACCTGGTAGATAAAAAAGGACTCAACCAGACAGCCAAAGAAGTAGATGTGGTGACAACAGCTACCTTTGGACCAATGTGTTCGTCCGGGATTTATTTTAATTTTGGTCATTCTAAACCCAAAATAAAGGTGCAAAAAGCCTGGTTGAATAATGTTGAGGCTTATGGTGGTTTAGCCGCTGTTGACCTTTTTTTGGGTGCAACCGAGATTCCGGAAAATGACCCGGCAAATACGGTTTATCCAGGAACATTTAAGTATGGCGGCGGGCATATCATTGAAGAATTAGTTGCTGGTAAAGATATTCACTTGAAGGCAATTTCTTATGGCACAGATTGCTATCCCAGAAAAGAACTTGATACATGGATTAATATTAAAGACTTAAATGAGGCAGTGCTATTTAATCCAAGAAATTGCTACCAGAACTATAATGTTGCAGTAAATCTTTCAAATAAAGTTATCTATACCTATATGGGGGTATTACAACCCAAATTGGGTAATGCTAATTACTGTAGTGCCGGCCAGCTGTCTCCTTTATTAAACGACCCGTTGTATTTAACCATAGGTATTGGCACAAGGATATTTTTAGGCGGGGGGACAGGTTATGTTATCTGGCAGGGAACACAGCATAATCCTAATGTTCCACGAGGTAAAAATGATGTCCCTAAATGTTCAGCTGGCACTCTATCAGTATTAGGGGATTTAAAACAAATGAGTCCAGAATGGCTGAGGGGAGTAAGTATGACTGGCTATGGCGTATCATTAGCCGTAGGAATTGGCATACCTATTCCAATACTTAATGAAGAAATTTGCCGATATACCGCAGTTAAAGACGAAGAAATATATACCCAGATTGTAGATTACAGTTCTGCATACCCGCAGGCAAAACCAGAAAGTTTAGGTGAAGTAAATTATGCCCAACTCAAAAGTGGAAAAATATTCCTTGATGGTAAAGAAATACCAACGGGTGGACTGTCAAGCTATGCTAAAGCCAGAGAAATCGCCAATATACTTAAAGAATGGATTCTTAAAGGTAAATTTTTCCTGAGCGAACCGGTTCAGATGCTCCCATCTGTTGGCTCTACGGTTAACTTTAAGCCACTTAAGGAAATCGTAACTGTTCAGCCACTGATTAGCATGGATAAAATGGAGGAGAAGGTAAAAAGTAAGAAGTAAAAAATAGGCGAAACCCTCCTGCCCACAGGGAGTGGGCACAAAGGAGGATGAAAATCGGGCATAGAGATTAGAGATTGGAGATTAGAGATTAGCAAGAGTGCAGGTTCTAATTCACTAATTCTCTAATCTCTAATTAACTATTTTCAGGTGAAAATTAACATGAAAAGATGTTCGGGTTTGATTTCTGCCATAAGTCTTGGTTGTCCAAAAAATTTGGTCGATACAGAAGTGATGTTTGGGTTGTTAGAAAACGCTGGCTATGAGATTACTTTCAATCCAGAAAGGTCTCAAATACTGATTATTAATACCTGTGCTTTTATTCAGCCCGCGGTCGATGAAGCAAAAATAATTATCCAGAATTCATTGAATAAAAATCAAAAGATAATTGTTGCTGGCTGTCTTGTTCAACGAGATGGAGATAAACTTTTAGAGGAGTTCCCGGAGGTATCTTATTTAATTGCCCCAGGACAGATTCATAAAATTGACAAAATACTTAATACCTCTCAAAAGGTCTATTGCAATAGACCTGAATTTATCTATTCGTCTCAGACCCCTCGATTGCGGACGACCATTAATTTTACTGCATACATCAAGATAGCGGAGGGATGTAATAATTGGTGTTCTTATTGCCTTATTCCAAAACTACGGGGGAAATTTAGAAGTCGTCCCATCGAAGATATTGTCAAAGAGGTAGAAAATTTATCCGGCGTTGGTGTAAAAGAGATTATTTTGATTGCCCAGGATACAACCTCGTATGGGGTGGATATTTACGGTGAGGCAAAATTAGCTCAACTTCTAAAAAGATTAGTAAAAATCGAGCCAATAAAATGGATAAGGATT
This genomic stretch from bacterium harbors:
- the pscS gene encoding O-phospho-L-seryl-tRNA:Cys-tRNA synthase, producing the protein MTELTKYDKLKEIKMNLIRTREENYINLNPLQTGGRTNAAVRVTASAYVDGYSVCDYCKGVLHLIESPPICDLTRTLAEFLGMDEARTTLGAREGKFAVMHTLLSPGDSIVIDSNKHYTTYVAAEKSCAKIYEVPNTGYPKYEIIPESYKETFELVIKETGLVPKLALLTHVDGEYGNLVDAYEVGKICQEYGVPFLLNTAYTAGRMEVNGKELLADFIVASAHKGFGVPGTIGVLATTEKWADKLFRKSTRYPKKEIELLGCTARSQSIASLITAFPYVKERVKHWDEEVKKSRWLVTQMEALGEIEQLGIKPTRHDLIRLKTPLFDKIAQKHRKKGYFLYSKLEKRGIIGIKPGQTQWFKLSTYGLTWEQVKYLYGAFEEIAKEFDNR
- a CDS encoding homocysteine biosynthesis protein, encoding MPKTIAEINQRIKKGEAVVVTAEEIIDLVDKKGLNQTAKEVDVVTTATFGPMCSSGIYFNFGHSKPKIKVQKAWLNNVEAYGGLAAVDLFLGATEIPENDPANTVYPGTFKYGGGHIIEELVAGKDIHLKAISYGTDCYPRKELDTWINIKDLNEAVLFNPRNCYQNYNVAVNLSNKVIYTYMGVLQPKLGNANYCSAGQLSPLLNDPLYLTIGIGTRIFLGGGTGYVIWQGTQHNPNVPRGKNDVPKCSAGTLSVLGDLKQMSPEWLRGVSMTGYGVSLAVGIGIPIPILNEEICRYTAVKDEEIYTQIVDYSSAYPQAKPESLGEVNYAQLKSGKIFLDGKEIPTGGLSSYAKAREIANILKEWILKGKFFLSEPVQMLPSVGSTVNFKPLKEIVTVQPLISMDKMEEKVKSKK
- the rimO gene encoding 30S ribosomal protein S12 methylthiotransferase RimO, which codes for MKRCSGLISAISLGCPKNLVDTEVMFGLLENAGYEITFNPERSQILIINTCAFIQPAVDEAKIIIQNSLNKNQKIIVAGCLVQRDGDKLLEEFPEVSYLIAPGQIHKIDKILNTSQKVYCNRPEFIYSSQTPRLRTTINFTAYIKIAEGCNNWCSYCLIPKLRGKFRSRPIEDIVKEVENLSGVGVKEIILIAQDTTSYGVDIYGEAKLAQLLKRLVKIEPIKWIRIMYSHPDHLTDDVISIISNCAKICSYIDIPIQHIDDGILKRMNRPLPGQKIYELIKKIRATIPDVALRTSLMVGFPGETDKDFKKLVDFVKQIEFDRLGLFKYSPEKGTLAYSMPDQIPEQIKEERWLTLLTLQQKISSKKLKNSIGENLEVVIEKITDRITYARSKYDAPDIDGLVIIHQKTGKVGEFIEVKIIDSKEYDLIGKPI